A single genomic interval of Oscillospiraceae bacterium harbors:
- the plsX gene encoding phosphate acyltransferase PlsX — MRIVVDGFGGDFAPEEILFGCIAALEEKQDLELIVTGDEQAFRKIIENEKKTVPSRMSFVATTEIVENEDDPISAIKKKKDSSLVVGLRLVSEQKGDAFVSAGNTGAVLTGATLIIKRIRGIKRAALCPTIPTKKGKAVIVDVGANAECKPEFYPQFAMMGTVYAKELLGIKNPKSGLINIGVEHHKGTSTVVEAHKLLQKEGTIRFVGNIEARDVLNGDAEVLVSDGWTGNITLKTLEGTAQTLFYFLKEVFYQNSLTKLAAAILKPGLSRVKKMMDAKEVGGAPLLGLNAPVVKAHGNSDRVAYKNAILFAATLAEKDVCGKIRNHLS, encoded by the coding sequence ATGAGAATTGTTGTGGACGGCTTTGGTGGTGACTTTGCACCGGAAGAAATTTTATTCGGGTGTATTGCTGCCTTAGAAGAAAAGCAAGACTTAGAGCTGATTGTAACCGGTGACGAGCAGGCTTTTCGCAAAATAATAGAAAATGAGAAAAAAACTGTTCCCAGCCGTATGAGTTTTGTGGCTACCACTGAAATTGTGGAGAATGAAGACGATCCGATTTCAGCCATCAAAAAGAAAAAAGATTCTTCTTTGGTGGTTGGTCTTCGATTGGTCAGCGAACAAAAAGGCGATGCCTTTGTCAGCGCAGGCAATACCGGTGCCGTTTTAACCGGCGCCACCCTCATCATCAAGCGAATCCGCGGAATTAAACGGGCAGCGTTGTGCCCCACCATTCCCACTAAAAAAGGAAAAGCTGTGATTGTGGATGTGGGTGCCAATGCAGAATGCAAGCCTGAATTTTATCCTCAGTTCGCTATGATGGGTACCGTGTATGCCAAAGAACTTTTAGGCATCAAAAACCCCAAATCAGGTCTCATCAACATCGGTGTGGAACATCACAAAGGGACCTCCACCGTGGTGGAAGCTCACAAATTATTGCAAAAAGAAGGAACGATTCGTTTTGTGGGCAACATTGAAGCCAGAGATGTGTTAAACGGCGATGCCGAGGTGCTGGTAAGTGACGGCTGGACGGGGAATATCACCTTAAAAACCTTGGAAGGCACCGCACAAACACTGTTTTATTTCTTAAAAGAGGTGTTTTACCAAAACAGCTTGACCAAACTGGCTGCCGCCATCTTAAAACCCGGTCTTTCCCGCGTGAAAAAGATGATGGACGCCAAAGAAGTAGGAGGAGCCCCCTTGTTGGGATTAAACGCTCCTGTGGTGAAGGCACACGGCAATTCTGACCGTGTGGCATATAAAAATGCAATCTTATTTGCAGCCACTTTAGCAGAGAAAGATGTATGCGGGAAAATCCGCAATCACCTTTCTTGA